From a single Micromonospora pallida genomic region:
- a CDS encoding SCP2 sterol-binding domain-containing protein: MADAITRFFEELNRRGFEPLLETTSGTVRFDLHEGARTTHWLLDIDRGRVRVDQEDREADTVIGMNPTLFEQLVTGREDGIASMLRGDLTVSGDHGLMARIERLFPSAPGTRGPRRVDVREVS; this comes from the coding sequence ATGGCGGACGCGATCACTCGGTTCTTCGAGGAACTGAATCGACGGGGATTCGAGCCGTTGCTGGAGACGACGTCCGGGACGGTCCGCTTCGACCTGCACGAAGGGGCGCGGACGACGCACTGGTTGCTCGACATCGACCGGGGGCGGGTGCGGGTCGACCAGGAGGACCGGGAGGCGGACACGGTCATCGGGATGAACCCGACGCTGTTCGAGCAACTCGTCACCGGACGGGAGGACGGGATCGCGTCGATGCTGCGCGGCGACCTGACCGTCTCCGGTGACCACGGGCTGATGGCGCGGATAGAGCGGCTCTTCCCCAGCGCGCCGGGCACCCGGGGGCCGCGGCGGGTCGACGTGAGGGAGGTGTCCTGA
- a CDS encoding CBS domain-containing protein, which yields MTTVGEFMTTRLVTMDANDTLTAAAQEMRDSAIGDVVVTDGDKVVGIVTDRDITVRGVAAQRDPDRTTLRQITSTDLITVSQHDDAVAATDLMRTYAVRRLPVMEDGRLIGLVSIGDLAVEREPQSVLADISADDPNN from the coding sequence ATGACTACCGTCGGAGAATTCATGACGACCCGTCTGGTGACCATGGACGCCAACGACACGCTCACCGCGGCGGCCCAGGAGATGCGCGACAGTGCCATCGGGGACGTGGTGGTGACCGACGGTGACAAGGTCGTCGGTATCGTCACGGACCGGGACATTACGGTACGGGGGGTGGCCGCGCAGCGGGACCCGGACCGCACCACGCTGCGCCAGATCACCAGCACCGACCTGATCACGGTCAGCCAGCACGACGACGCGGTGGCCGCGACCGACCTGATGCGGACCTATGCCGTACGCCGACTGCCGGTAATGGAGGACGGCCGGCTGATCGGGCTGGTCTCCATCGGCGACCTCGCGGTCGAGCGGGAGCCACAGTCGGTGCTGGCCGACATCAGCGCGGACGACCCGAACAACTGA
- a CDS encoding aspartate-semialdehyde dehydrogenase yields MRIGIVGATGQVGGVMRQVLADRRFPVDELRLFSSARSAGRSLPWGDGEITVEDAATADFRGLDIVLFSAGKGTSKEFAPRVAEAGAVVIDNSSAYRMDPDVPLVVAEVNPHAATVRPKGIIANPNCTTMAAMPVLRPLHAEAELLSLVVATYQAVSGAGLAGVAELDEQVRKVVGEATALTHDGRAVEFPAPRSFAEPIAFNVLPLAGSIVDDGSGETDEEQKLRNESRKILEIPGLKVSGTCVRVPVFTGHSLQIHARFARPITPQRARELLADAPGVTLADVPTPLRAAGQDPTYVGRIRADETVEHGLAFFCSNDNLRKGAALNAVQIAELVAAERA; encoded by the coding sequence ATGAGGATCGGCATTGTGGGCGCCACCGGCCAGGTCGGTGGGGTCATGCGGCAGGTGTTGGCGGACCGGCGCTTCCCGGTGGACGAGCTGCGACTGTTCTCCTCGGCCCGGTCGGCGGGGCGCTCCCTGCCGTGGGGCGACGGCGAGATCACCGTCGAGGACGCGGCCACCGCCGACTTCCGGGGCCTGGACATCGTGCTCTTCTCGGCCGGCAAGGGCACGTCGAAGGAGTTCGCCCCCCGGGTCGCCGAGGCCGGGGCCGTGGTGATCGACAACTCGTCGGCGTACCGGATGGACCCGGACGTGCCGCTGGTGGTGGCGGAGGTCAACCCGCACGCCGCCACCGTCCGCCCGAAGGGCATCATCGCCAACCCGAACTGCACCACGATGGCCGCGATGCCGGTGCTGCGTCCGCTGCACGCCGAGGCCGAACTGCTCAGCCTGGTCGTCGCCACCTACCAGGCGGTCTCCGGTGCCGGGCTGGCCGGCGTGGCCGAGCTGGACGAGCAGGTCCGCAAGGTGGTCGGTGAGGCGACCGCGCTGACCCACGACGGCCGCGCCGTCGAGTTCCCCGCGCCCCGGTCCTTCGCCGAGCCGATCGCCTTCAACGTGCTCCCGCTGGCCGGCTCGATCGTCGACGACGGGTCCGGCGAGACTGACGAGGAGCAGAAGCTGCGCAACGAGAGTCGCAAGATCCTCGAAATCCCCGGGCTGAAGGTCTCCGGCACCTGCGTACGGGTGCCCGTCTTCACCGGTCACTCGTTGCAGATCCACGCGCGCTTCGCCCGGCCGATCACCCCGCAGCGCGCCCGTGAGCTGCTCGCCGACGCCCCGGGCGTGACGCTCGCCGACGTACCGACCCCGTTGCGGGCCGCCGGACAGGACCCGACGTACGTGGGCCGGATCCGGGCCGACGAGACCGTCGAGCACGGACTGGCGTTCTTCTGCTCCAACGACAACCTGCGCAAGGGCGCCGCGCTGAACGCCGTCCAGATCGCCGAGCTGGTCGCCGCCGAACGCGCCTGA
- a CDS encoding M16 family metallopeptidase, with protein MPDSGYPWPIETTRLDNGLRVVVSEDRTAPAVAVNLWYDVGSRHEPAGQTGFAHLFEHLMFEGSVNVAKTEHMKLIQGAGGSLNATTNPDRTNYFETVPAEHLELAFWLEADRMGGLVPALTQETLDNQRDVVKNERRQRYENVPYGDAWLRLLPMLYPPGHPYHHATIGSMADLNAADLATFQDFHRTHYAPNNAVLTVVGDARVAEVFALAERYFGAIPSRADIPPAPDGRTVAGAGEPVREVVTADVPAPRVYLAHRTHPFGSPGYDVVTVLATVLGSGRGSRLYQRLADGERIAQPDLVGAYGVDLAHAPAPLIATATARPGVTADRLEAGLAEVVDELATVPVTATELDRAKALLTTAWWRQMSTVDGRADTLSRYATQFGDPARAAERLPGWLAVTADQIAEAAAEVLAARDRAVLTYLPKEGA; from the coding sequence ATGCCCGACAGCGGTTACCCCTGGCCGATCGAGACGACCCGACTGGACAACGGCCTGCGCGTGGTGGTGAGCGAGGACCGCACCGCCCCGGCGGTCGCGGTGAACCTCTGGTACGACGTCGGCTCCCGGCACGAGCCGGCGGGTCAGACGGGATTCGCCCACCTCTTCGAGCACCTGATGTTTGAGGGGTCGGTGAACGTCGCCAAGACCGAACACATGAAGCTGATCCAGGGTGCCGGTGGTTCGCTGAACGCCACCACCAACCCGGACCGGACCAACTACTTCGAGACCGTCCCGGCCGAGCACCTGGAACTGGCGTTCTGGCTGGAGGCCGACCGGATGGGCGGCCTGGTGCCGGCGCTGACCCAGGAGACGCTGGACAACCAGCGTGACGTGGTCAAGAACGAGCGGCGACAGCGCTACGAGAACGTTCCGTACGGCGACGCCTGGCTGCGGCTGCTGCCGATGCTCTACCCGCCCGGGCACCCGTACCACCACGCCACGATCGGCTCGATGGCCGACCTGAACGCCGCCGACCTGGCTACCTTCCAGGACTTCCACCGCACCCACTACGCGCCGAACAACGCGGTGCTGACCGTGGTCGGCGACGCCCGCGTCGCCGAGGTCTTCGCGCTGGCCGAGCGGTACTTCGGGGCGATCCCGTCGCGTGCCGACATCCCGCCCGCGCCGGACGGCCGCACGGTCGCCGGCGCCGGGGAGCCGGTCCGGGAGGTGGTCACCGCTGACGTTCCCGCGCCGCGCGTGTACCTCGCGCACCGCACGCACCCCTTCGGCAGCCCCGGGTACGACGTGGTGACCGTCCTGGCCACCGTGCTCGGCAGCGGTCGGGGCAGCCGCCTCTACCAGCGCCTCGCCGACGGGGAGCGGATCGCCCAGCCCGACCTGGTGGGCGCGTACGGGGTGGACCTGGCGCACGCGCCCGCCCCGCTGATCGCCACCGCCACCGCCCGCCCCGGCGTGACCGCCGACCGCCTCGAGGCCGGACTGGCCGAGGTGGTCGACGAGCTGGCCACCGTGCCGGTCACCGCCACTGAGCTGGACCGGGCCAAGGCGCTGCTCACCACGGCCTGGTGGCGGCAGATGTCCACCGTCGACGGCCGGGCCGACACGCTGAGCCGGTACGCCACGCAGTTCGGTGACCCCGCCCGGGCCGCCGAGCGGCTGCCGGGCTGGCTCGCGGTCACCGCGGACCAGATCGCCGAGGCCGCCGCCGAGGTGCTCGCCGCCCGTGACCGGGCGGTCCTGACCTACCTGCCCAAGGAGGGCGCGTGA
- a CDS encoding DUF1360 domain-containing protein, which yields MTQSGLKDRVARLRRAYAPHEHRPLGGYLAAMGTYAGVAGALAALVKATGRPVPERPATVDVVLLGIATHKLSRLLSKDAVTSPLRAPFTRYDRPSGSGEVMEQVRDSGSSTRHAIGELLSCPFCLAVWVATGLTGGLVLAPRTTRLVATALTAVAASDFLQMAYAISQQAAEGGKQEED from the coding sequence GTGACGCAGAGCGGCCTGAAGGACAGGGTGGCGCGGTTGCGCCGGGCGTACGCGCCGCACGAACACCGGCCGCTGGGCGGTTACCTCGCGGCGATGGGCACCTACGCCGGGGTCGCCGGGGCGCTCGCCGCCCTGGTCAAGGCCACCGGCCGACCGGTTCCGGAGCGGCCGGCGACCGTCGACGTGGTGCTGCTGGGCATCGCCACCCACAAGCTGAGCCGGCTGCTCTCCAAGGACGCCGTGACCAGCCCGCTGCGCGCTCCGTTCACCCGCTACGACCGGCCGAGTGGCAGCGGTGAGGTGATGGAGCAGGTACGGGACTCGGGCAGCTCCACCCGGCACGCGATAGGCGAGCTGCTGAGCTGCCCGTTCTGTCTGGCCGTCTGGGTGGCCACCGGACTCACCGGCGGGCTCGTCCTCGCGCCCCGGACGACCCGGCTGGTCGCCACCGCGCTGACCGCGGTCGCCGCCTCCGACTTCCTCCAGATGGCGTACGCCATCTCGCAGCAGGCCGCCGAGGGCGGCAAGCAGGAGGAGGACTGA
- a CDS encoding PPOX class F420-dependent oxidoreductase — MTDAERESKLLDTIAAHSLGVLATIRRDGSPQQSTVVYSFDRDERLIRVSVTRTRAKTANLRRDPRGSFHVSIGDGWTYTAAQVRAELTGVATDPHDEVVEELVGLYRAVRGEHPDWDDYRRAMVEQGRMVLRLRVERVVGIPARD; from the coding sequence GTGACGGACGCCGAGCGCGAGAGCAAGCTGTTGGACACCATCGCCGCCCACTCGCTGGGGGTGCTGGCCACGATCCGACGGGACGGCAGTCCCCAGCAGTCCACCGTGGTCTACAGCTTCGACCGGGACGAGCGCCTGATCCGCGTCTCGGTGACCAGGACCCGGGCCAAGACGGCGAACCTGCGCCGTGACCCCCGGGGCAGCTTCCACGTCAGCATCGGGGACGGCTGGACGTACACGGCGGCGCAGGTCCGGGCCGAACTGACCGGGGTGGCCACCGACCCGCACGACGAGGTGGTCGAGGAACTCGTCGGGCTGTACCGCGCGGTGCGGGGCGAACACCCGGACTGGGACGACTATCGCCGCGCGATGGTGGAGCAGGGCCGCATGGTGCTGCGGCTGCGTGTCGAGCGGGTGGTCGGCATCCCCGCCCGGGACTGA
- a CDS encoding sigma-70 family RNA polymerase sigma factor, with product MARNRATGASEGTVGNVDKNIGMRTDEVAEERDLVGVYLHEISRTPLLDAAKEVDLSKAIEAGLYAEHLLAEDRVPEGVNRDDLERIVVEGERAKDLFIRANLRLVVSIARRYVRSGMPMLDLIQEGNTGLVRAVEKFDYERGYKFSTYATWWIRQAISRAIAQQERTVRLPVHLVEDVNRMRNVARQLTRELGSDPEPEQVAAALGVTVERVNELIRWSQDTVSLDTPVGDDGDTNLGDLVADSDAPSPEEIVLTGLERQRIEGLLNHLDDRSAGIMRARYGLEDGREHSLTEVASRFSLSRERIRQLEIQALGRLRELARAEGLQAA from the coding sequence ATGGCAAGGAACCGGGCAACCGGCGCGAGCGAGGGGACCGTGGGTAACGTGGACAAGAACATCGGCATGCGAACCGACGAGGTTGCCGAGGAGCGCGACCTGGTCGGAGTCTACCTTCACGAGATCTCCCGGACGCCGCTGCTGGACGCCGCCAAGGAGGTCGACCTCTCCAAGGCGATCGAGGCAGGTCTCTACGCCGAGCACCTGCTCGCCGAGGACCGGGTCCCCGAGGGCGTAAACCGGGACGACCTCGAGCGGATCGTCGTCGAGGGCGAGCGGGCCAAGGACCTGTTCATCCGGGCGAACCTGCGGCTGGTCGTGTCGATCGCCCGCCGCTACGTCCGGTCCGGGATGCCCATGCTGGACCTGATCCAGGAGGGCAACACCGGCCTCGTGCGCGCGGTCGAGAAGTTCGACTACGAGCGGGGCTACAAGTTCTCCACCTACGCGACCTGGTGGATCCGCCAGGCGATCAGCCGGGCGATCGCCCAGCAGGAGCGCACCGTGCGACTGCCGGTGCACCTGGTCGAGGATGTCAACCGGATGCGCAACGTGGCCCGTCAGCTCACCCGTGAGCTGGGTAGCGACCCGGAGCCGGAGCAGGTCGCGGCCGCGCTCGGCGTCACCGTCGAGCGGGTCAACGAGCTGATCCGCTGGTCGCAGGACACCGTCTCGCTGGACACCCCGGTCGGTGACGACGGGGACACCAACCTCGGTGACCTGGTGGCCGACAGCGATGCCCCCTCGCCGGAGGAGATCGTCCTCACCGGGTTGGAGCGGCAGCGCATCGAAGGCCTGCTCAACCACCTGGACGACCGGTCCGCCGGCATCATGCGGGCCCGGTACGGCCTGGAGGACGGGCGGGAGCACTCGCTGACCGAGGTCGCGTCGCGCTTCTCGCTCTCCCGCGAGCGGATCCGACAGCTCGAGATCCAGGCGCTCGGCCGGCTGCGTGAGCTGGCCCGGGCGGAAGGGCTCCAGGCGGCCTGA
- a CDS encoding C40 family peptidase: MSSPRNLLRCLVVGGLVAVLLAPGTVARAEPTPAELTQRIERTSTELERVVESWNKLNEDIKANRAAVAKLTARIGPLERQVAQGRADVDRYAVTAYKTGGLTTAEVLLRSGDRSVLLARLGTLDQVARQREAQVADFGADRQRLVDARTRLEATLTRQAAQSRELAAGKKRIERDLSRLYELRRQAYGRATEKPAPPTARPKTPAVSGQAGVAVRYAYGALGKPYRWGDDGPNGYDCSGLTLAAWRAAGKSLPHNAAMQWNATARVSRASLRPGDLVFYRGLGHVALYVGDGKVIHAPTFGRNVEIRAVDLMSPYGYGRVR; encoded by the coding sequence TTGTCGTCGCCTCGGAACCTGCTGCGCTGCTTGGTGGTCGGCGGTCTGGTCGCCGTCCTGCTCGCCCCGGGCACGGTGGCCCGGGCGGAGCCGACACCGGCCGAGTTGACCCAGCGGATCGAACGCACCTCGACCGAGCTGGAACGGGTCGTCGAGTCCTGGAACAAGCTCAACGAGGACATCAAGGCGAACCGGGCGGCGGTGGCGAAGCTGACCGCCCGAATCGGACCGTTGGAGCGGCAGGTGGCGCAGGGGCGCGCCGACGTGGACCGGTACGCGGTGACCGCGTACAAGACCGGCGGGCTGACCACTGCGGAGGTGCTGCTGCGCAGCGGTGACCGGTCCGTCCTGCTCGCCCGGTTGGGCACCCTCGACCAGGTCGCCCGTCAGCGGGAGGCGCAGGTCGCCGACTTCGGCGCGGACCGCCAGCGGCTGGTCGACGCCAGGACGCGGCTGGAGGCCACCCTGACCCGGCAGGCCGCCCAGTCGCGGGAGCTGGCCGCCGGGAAGAAGCGGATCGAGCGTGACCTGAGCCGCCTCTACGAGCTGCGCCGACAGGCGTACGGGCGGGCCACCGAGAAGCCCGCGCCACCGACTGCCAGGCCGAAGACGCCCGCGGTCTCCGGTCAGGCCGGCGTCGCCGTCCGGTACGCCTACGGGGCGCTCGGCAAGCCGTACCGGTGGGGTGACGACGGTCCGAACGGGTACGACTGCTCCGGGCTGACCCTGGCCGCCTGGCGGGCAGCCGGGAAGTCGCTGCCGCACAACGCGGCGATGCAGTGGAACGCCACCGCCCGGGTCAGCCGCGCCAGTCTGCGCCCCGGTGACCTGGTGTTCTACCGGGGTCTCGGGCACGTGGCGCTCTATGTCGGCGACGGGAAGGTGATCCACGCCCCGACCTTCGGCCGGAACGTCGAGATTCGGGCCGTCGACCTGATGTCCCCGTACGGCTACGGCCGGGTGCGCTGA
- a CDS encoding DUF6158 family protein, with the protein MTGSVRQNGFPQAGATEASPEQRLPEWDGDHLHDMAVTDGGAEAELLGVDPTELGDEDLIREMHSLHRTRLDTLRHAADSALATHLRRTAELETEYLARHPGREVDPSRLRDV; encoded by the coding sequence ATGACCGGATCGGTACGACAGAACGGGTTTCCGCAGGCCGGGGCGACCGAGGCCAGTCCCGAGCAGCGACTACCGGAGTGGGACGGCGACCACCTGCACGACATGGCCGTCACCGACGGGGGAGCCGAGGCCGAACTGCTCGGGGTCGACCCGACCGAACTGGGTGACGAGGACCTGATCCGCGAGATGCACAGCCTGCACCGGACCCGACTGGACACGCTGCGCCACGCGGCGGACTCCGCGCTCGCCACCCACCTGCGGCGTACCGCCGAGTTGGAGACGGAGTACCTGGCGCGCCACCCCGGCCGCGAGGTCGACCCGAGCCGGCTGCGGGACGTCTGA
- a CDS encoding M16 family metallopeptidase: MSLIAVRPGPGVARPYRFPTVTRRTVAGGQVVAAHLPGQNLAVALLLLDAGAAREPLGREGLGGVLAKAVEEGTAQRDATAYALAIEALGTELVIGLDWDSFQVSVQVPVDRLSAAVELLAEAVRTPRLDPADILRVRDDEATALRMDWANPGPRADAVLRADLYGADVRHGRPMYGDPDSVAGLDVDDVRVFHSEWFLRPGTLVVAGDLERIDLDALGAAAFAGAGGGPAPQEGPVPLTLREGRRILLVDRPGSVQSTLRLGHPSPHRAHPDHVPTTLAGTVLGGAFTSRLNHLIREVHGYTYGIRGDFATSRRFGRFAVASGVQTAVTAPALVEAVGEIARTQLTGVTEEELAVARSWRAGQLSVELQSPRAIASALTTLVVHGLPDDYHARLRESLLSADVEQVSAAAAAHLRPEALTLVVEGDAAVIRDELVATGLGEVVDATL; the protein is encoded by the coding sequence ATGAGCCTGATCGCCGTACGCCCGGGTCCGGGGGTCGCCCGCCCGTACCGGTTCCCGACGGTGACCCGCCGGACGGTGGCCGGTGGGCAGGTCGTCGCCGCACACCTGCCCGGGCAGAACCTGGCGGTGGCGTTGCTGCTGCTCGACGCCGGGGCCGCCCGGGAACCGCTCGGCCGGGAGGGGCTCGGCGGGGTGCTCGCCAAGGCCGTCGAGGAGGGTACCGCGCAGCGGGACGCCACCGCGTACGCGCTGGCCATCGAAGCCCTCGGCACCGAGCTGGTGATTGGGCTGGACTGGGACTCGTTCCAGGTCAGCGTGCAGGTGCCGGTGGACCGGCTGAGCGCCGCCGTGGAACTGCTCGCCGAGGCGGTCCGCACCCCGCGCCTAGACCCGGCCGACATCCTGCGGGTCCGCGACGACGAGGCGACCGCGCTGCGGATGGACTGGGCGAACCCGGGCCCGCGCGCCGACGCGGTGCTCCGCGCCGACCTGTACGGCGCGGACGTCCGGCACGGCCGTCCGATGTACGGCGACCCGGACTCGGTGGCCGGGCTCGACGTCGACGACGTGCGGGTCTTCCACTCCGAGTGGTTCCTCCGGCCGGGCACCCTGGTCGTCGCCGGTGACCTCGAACGGATCGACCTGGACGCGCTCGGCGCGGCGGCCTTCGCCGGTGCCGGTGGCGGCCCGGCCCCGCAGGAGGGACCGGTCCCGCTGACCCTGCGGGAGGGACGGCGGATCCTGCTGGTCGACCGTCCCGGGTCGGTGCAGTCGACGCTGCGGCTCGGCCACCCCTCCCCGCACCGGGCGCACCCGGACCACGTGCCGACGACCCTCGCCGGGACGGTCCTCGGCGGGGCCTTCACCTCCCGGCTCAACCACCTGATCCGCGAGGTGCACGGCTACACGTACGGCATCCGGGGCGACTTCGCCACCTCCCGCCGGTTCGGCCGCTTCGCGGTCGCCTCCGGGGTGCAGACCGCGGTGACCGCCCCCGCGCTTGTCGAGGCGGTGGGGGAGATCGCGCGTACCCAGCTCACCGGGGTGACCGAGGAGGAGTTGGCGGTGGCCCGCTCCTGGCGGGCCGGGCAGCTCTCGGTCGAGTTGCAGTCCCCCCGGGCGATTGCCTCCGCCCTGACCACCCTGGTGGTGCACGGGCTGCCCGACGACTACCACGCCCGGCTGCGGGAGTCGCTGCTCTCCGCCGACGTCGAGCAGGTCTCCGCGGCAGCCGCCGCGCACCTGCGCCCCGAGGCGCTGACCCTGGTGGTGGAGGGCGACGCGGCGGTCATCCGCGACGAGTTGGTGGCCACCGGCCTCGGCGAGGTGGTCGACGCCACGCTCTGA
- a CDS encoding 3-deoxy-7-phosphoheptulonate synthase yields the protein MTTPDTGRVIDQRIERIVPLTTPALLHHELPLDATLTSAVLTGRRTVSRVLDRSDDRLLVVVGPCSVHDPVAALDYAHRLREAAERHADDLLVVMRVYFEKPRSTVGWKGLINDPDLDGSGDVNRGLRLARALLLDVLRLGLPVGCEFLDPITPQYIADTVAWGAIGARTVESQVHRQLASGLSMPIGMKNRPDGSIGTAVDAIRAAGVPHVFPGIDVSGTPAILHTRGNADGHLVLRGGKGLPNYDADSVAAALAQLGAANLPERLVIDASHDNSGKDHRRQPVVAADVAAQLAAGQRGIVGIMLESFLEPGRQDLHPTQELTYGQSITDACIGWQDTAEVLETLAGAVRARRAHTSPTALPTPA from the coding sequence GTGACGACCCCGGACACCGGCCGCGTCATCGATCAACGGATCGAGCGCATCGTGCCGTTGACCACCCCGGCCCTGCTGCACCACGAGCTTCCCCTGGACGCCACGCTCACCTCGGCGGTGCTCACCGGCCGCCGGACGGTCAGCCGGGTGCTCGACCGCAGCGACGACCGGCTGCTGGTCGTGGTCGGCCCGTGCTCGGTGCACGACCCGGTCGCCGCTCTCGACTACGCCCACCGGCTGCGTGAGGCGGCCGAGCGGCACGCCGACGACCTGCTGGTGGTGATGCGCGTCTACTTCGAGAAGCCGCGCTCCACGGTGGGCTGGAAGGGCCTGATCAACGACCCGGACCTGGACGGTTCGGGTGACGTCAACCGGGGCCTGCGGCTCGCCCGGGCGCTCCTGCTCGACGTGCTCCGGCTCGGCCTCCCGGTGGGCTGCGAGTTCCTCGACCCGATCACCCCGCAGTACATCGCAGACACGGTGGCCTGGGGCGCGATCGGCGCCCGTACGGTGGAGAGCCAGGTGCACCGGCAGCTCGCCTCCGGCCTGTCCATGCCGATCGGGATGAAGAACCGCCCCGACGGCAGCATCGGCACGGCGGTGGACGCGATCCGCGCCGCCGGGGTGCCGCACGTCTTCCCCGGCATCGACGTCTCCGGTACGCCGGCCATCCTGCACACCCGGGGCAACGCCGACGGGCACCTGGTGCTGCGTGGCGGCAAGGGCCTGCCGAACTACGACGCCGACTCGGTGGCCGCCGCGCTGGCCCAGCTCGGGGCGGCGAACCTGCCAGAACGGCTGGTGATCGACGCCAGCCACGACAACAGCGGCAAGGACCACCGTCGCCAGCCGGTGGTCGCGGCGGACGTGGCCGCGCAGCTCGCCGCCGGTCAGCGCGGCATCGTCGGGATCATGCTGGAGTCGTTCCTGGAGCCGGGGCGGCAGGACCTGCACCCGACGCAGGAACTGACCTACGGCCAGTCGATCACCGACGCCTGCATCGGCTGGCAGGACACCGCCGAGGTGCTGGAGACCCTGGCCGGTGCCGTCCGGGCCCGCCGCGCCCACACCTCTCCGACCGCCCTGCCCACGCCCGCCTGA
- a CDS encoding DUF3817 domain-containing protein — protein sequence MGAALTRYRVIAWIVGVVLILLVVIGMPLKYGFDEPVVVETIGPAHGFLYMVYLAAAFDLSRRADWSLKRMALVMLAGTVPFVSFYAERRVGRWVTTDTRTPQPVAG from the coding sequence GTGGGCGCAGCCCTTACCCGGTACCGCGTGATCGCCTGGATCGTGGGCGTGGTGCTGATCCTGCTCGTGGTGATCGGGATGCCACTGAAGTACGGGTTCGACGAACCGGTCGTGGTCGAGACGATCGGGCCGGCCCACGGCTTCCTCTACATGGTGTACCTGGCCGCCGCGTTCGACCTGTCCCGTCGGGCCGACTGGTCGTTGAAGCGGATGGCGCTGGTGATGCTCGCCGGCACCGTGCCGTTCGTCTCGTTCTACGCCGAGCGCCGGGTCGGCCGCTGGGTCACCACGGACACGCGCACCCCCCAGCCGGTCGCCGGCTGA